A region of Perognathus longimembris pacificus isolate PPM17 chromosome 19, ASM2315922v1, whole genome shotgun sequence DNA encodes the following proteins:
- the LOC125367464 gene encoding transforming protein RhoA-like: MAAIRKKLVIVGDGACGKTCLLIVLSKDQFPEVYVPTVLENYVADIEVDGKQVKLALWDTAGQEGYDRLRPLSDPDTDVILMCFSFSSPDSLENIPEKWIPEVKHFCPNVPIILVGNKKDLRNDEHTRRELAKMKQEPVKPEEEKDMANRIGAFGYMECSAKTKDGVREVFEMATGAALQARRGKKKSGCLSCETLLQAQPSRG; this comes from the coding sequence ATGGCTGCCATCCGAAAGAAACTTGTGATTGTTGGTGATGGAGCTTGTGGCAAGACATGCTTGCTCATAGTCTTAAGCAAGGACCAGTTCCCAGAGGTTTATGTGCCCACTGTGTTAGAGAACTATGTGGCAGATATTGAAGTGGATGGAAAGCAGGTAAAATTGGCTTTGTGGGACACAGCTGGGCAGGAAGGTTATGATCGCCTGAGACCCCTCTCCGACCCAGACACTGATGTTATACTGATGTGTTTCTCCTTTAGCAGTCCTGATAGTTTAGAAAACATCCCAGAAAAATGGATTCCAGAAGTTAAGCATTTCTGTCCAAACGTGCCCATCATCCTGGTTGGAAATAAGAAGGATCTTCGGAATGATGAGCACACAAGGCGGGAGTTAGCTAAGATGAAGCAGGAGCCAGTAAAacctgaagaagaaaaagatatggCCAATAGGATTGGTGCTTTTGGGTACATGGAGTGTTCAGCAAAGACCAAAGACGGAGTGAGAGAGGTTTTTGAAATGGCCACAGGAGCCGCTCTGCAAGCCAGACGTGGGAAGAAAAAATCTGGGTGCCTGTCTTGTGAAACCTTGCTGCAAGCACAACCCTCACGCGGTTAA